From Streptomyces griseorubiginosus, one genomic window encodes:
- a CDS encoding extracellular solute-binding protein has protein sequence MPNAGELSRRQILAAAGFVGLATLTGCGSGDDGGDSKDLSKKQNGAMKDYRAGQQFKAAKALSFSMLHNDNPVYPLKNSWLFWKEVTKRTGVTIKPLDVPLADYEKKRSVLIGAGDAPFIIPKTYHPGEVAFVSSGAILPVSEYVHLMPNFRDKVKKWKLEPELDSIRQSDGKYYLLPGLHERPKSGYSLSFRTDVLDQHGLTLPTTWDEVYDVLKALKAEYPDKYPWTDRWSTNTPFPCGALFSYLGQSYGVKAGWTYDNISFDTKTQKFVFTAAQDAYRAMVEFLRKMVAEKLLDPESFTQQDDQAIQKLLAEKSYVISANPQELVQNYRYNLGKQVKGSKIEMVPVPLGPAGPILLSGIRLENGIMISSKALKSDTFVAMMQFVDWLWYSDEGQKFCKWGVKGVTYTESGGKYTLEPGISLMGSDPDAPKDLQKDFGFFNGVFTYGGSWELVSSNFSPDERKFQDVMSQRKELPVDSAHPLQSFEQEQATLWDTPLKDTAIQNTLQFVLGKRPMSDWDAHLAELKAKNMQQLVDLHNKAYERFRKENG, from the coding sequence GTGCCAAACGCAGGAGAGCTGTCACGGCGTCAGATCCTGGCCGCGGCCGGCTTCGTCGGCCTCGCCACCCTCACCGGCTGCGGCAGCGGTGACGACGGAGGCGACTCCAAGGACCTGTCGAAGAAGCAGAACGGCGCGATGAAGGACTACCGCGCCGGACAGCAGTTCAAGGCGGCCAAGGCGCTGTCCTTCTCGATGCTGCACAACGACAACCCGGTCTACCCCCTCAAGAACAGCTGGCTGTTCTGGAAGGAGGTCACCAAGCGCACCGGGGTCACCATCAAGCCGCTCGACGTGCCGCTCGCCGACTACGAGAAGAAGCGCAGCGTCCTCATCGGCGCGGGCGACGCGCCCTTCATCATCCCGAAGACCTACCACCCCGGCGAGGTCGCCTTCGTGTCCTCGGGCGCGATCCTGCCGGTCAGCGAGTACGTCCACCTGATGCCCAACTTCCGCGACAAGGTGAAGAAGTGGAAGCTGGAGCCCGAGCTCGACTCCATCCGCCAGTCCGACGGCAAGTACTACCTGCTGCCCGGTCTGCACGAGCGGCCCAAGTCCGGCTACTCGCTGTCCTTCCGCACGGACGTCCTCGACCAGCACGGCCTCACCCTGCCCACGACCTGGGACGAGGTGTACGACGTCCTCAAGGCGCTCAAGGCGGAGTACCCGGACAAGTACCCGTGGACCGACCGCTGGAGCACCAACACCCCCTTCCCGTGCGGGGCGTTGTTCAGCTACCTGGGCCAGTCGTACGGCGTGAAGGCGGGCTGGACGTACGACAACATCAGCTTCGACACCAAGACGCAGAAGTTCGTCTTCACCGCGGCACAGGACGCGTACCGCGCGATGGTCGAGTTCCTGAGGAAGATGGTCGCCGAGAAGCTCCTCGACCCGGAGTCCTTCACCCAGCAGGACGACCAGGCCATCCAGAAGCTGCTGGCCGAGAAGTCCTACGTGATCAGCGCCAACCCGCAGGAGCTGGTGCAGAACTACCGCTACAACCTGGGCAAGCAGGTCAAGGGCTCGAAGATCGAGATGGTCCCGGTGCCGCTCGGCCCGGCGGGACCGATCCTGCTGAGCGGCATCCGACTGGAGAACGGCATCATGATCTCCAGCAAGGCCCTCAAGAGCGACACCTTCGTCGCGATGATGCAGTTCGTGGACTGGCTCTGGTACTCCGACGAGGGCCAGAAGTTCTGCAAGTGGGGCGTGAAGGGCGTCACTTACACCGAGTCCGGCGGCAAGTACACGCTGGAGCCCGGCATCTCCCTCATGGGCTCCGACCCGGACGCTCCCAAGGACCTCCAGAAGGACTTCGGCTTCTTCAACGGAGTGTTCACCTACGGCGGCAGCTGGGAGCTGGTCTCCTCCAACTTCAGCCCCGACGAGAGGAAATTCCAGGACGTCATGTCCCAGCGCAAGGAACTCCCCGTCGACTCGGCCCACCCGCTCCAGTCCTTCGAACAGGAACAGGCGACCCTCTGGGACACCCCGCTCAAGGACACCGCCATCCAGAACACCCTCCAGTTCGTGCTCGGCAAACGGCCGATGTCCGACTGGGACGCGCACCTCGCCGAGCTGAAGGCGAAGAACATGCAGCAGCTCGTCGATCTGCACAACAAGGCGTACGAACGGTTCAGGAAGGAGAACGGGTGA